One Pseudomonas sp. MM213 genomic window, CCCATCAGCACATCAACCGCGACCGCCTGTGGCAGTCGCTCATGGACCTGGCCCGGCTTGGCGCCACGGTCAAGGGCGGCGTGTGTCGCCTGGCCCTGACCGACCTCGATCGCCAGGCCCGGGACATTTTCGTCAGGTGGTGCGAGGAGGCTGGGTGCACCGTCAGCATCGACGCCGTCGGCAATATCTTCGCCCGTCGCCCCGGCCGCAACCCGAACCTGCCGCCGGTGATGACCGGCAGCCACATCGACACCCAACCCACCGGCGGCAAGTTCGACGGCTGCTTCGGCGTACTGGCCGGGGTCGAAGTGCTGCGCACCCTCAACGACCTGGGCGTGGAAACCGAAGCGCCATTGGAAGTGGTGGTCTGGACCAACGAAGAAGGCTCGCGTTTCGCCCCGTGCATGATGGGCTCTGGCGTGTTTGCGGAAAAATTCACCCTTGAAGAAACCCTCGCCAAGGTCGACGCCGAAGGCATTACCGTCGGTGAAGCGCTGAACGCCATCGGCTATGCCGGGCCACGCAAAGTCAGCGGTCACGCGGTCGGCGCGTATTTCGAAGCCCACATCGAGCAAGGCCCGATCCTTGAGGACGAACACAAAACCATCGGTGTGGTGATGGGCGCCCTCGGGCAGAAATGGTTCGACCTGAAACTGCGCGGTGTCGAAGCCCATGCCGGCCCGACCCCGATGCACCTGCGCAAGGATGCACTGGTCGGCGCCGCCGTGATCGTCGGTGCGGTCAACCGCGCCGCCCTCGGCCATCAACCCCACGCGTGTGGCACCGTCGGTTGTCTGCAAGCCTATCCCGGCTCACGCAACGTCATCCCCGGTGAAGTGCGCATGACCCTCGATTTCCGTCACCTGGAACCGGTGAGGCTGGACTCGATGATCGCTGAAGTCCGTGAAGTGATCGAAACCACTTGCGAAGAACACGGCCTGACCTACGAACTGACCCCCACCGCCGACTTCCCGCCGCTGTACTTCGACAAGGGCTGCGTCGAAGCGGTACGCGGTGCCGCGCAGGGGCTTGGCTTGTCGCACATGGACATCGTCAGCGGAGCAGGGCACGACGCAATCTTCCTCGCGGAACTCGGCCCGGCCGGGATGATCTTCGTCCCGTGCGAAGGCGGCATCAGCCACAACGAAATCGAAAACGCCGCGCCGGATGACCTGGCGGCGGGGTGTGCGGTGTTGTTGCGGGCGATGCTGGCGGCTTCGGCGGCGATTGCCGGGGGGCAGCTCGCGGCATAAACGTCAGAAATTCGCGTAAGCCCATGCAGGAGCGAAGCTTGCTCGCGAAGGCGCCCGTTCAATCGACAGTGATAGTGAAGTCGATGGCCCCTTCGCGAGCACGCTTCGCTCCTACGGATTCGGATGTTTGCCGCACGATCCCTACCCCTCGCGGTCGTAATCTTCACAGAGCGCCACACGTTGGCGCGGCCGCCATTGTGGAGATCCAATGAGCCAGGACGTCCTGAGCACCGAAACCAATCGCCGCCAGTTGCAGCAGATCATCGCCGGTTTGTCCGACGGGGTGATTCTGCTGGAGCTCGACCAGACCATTGTGTGGGCCAATGATGCTGCGCTGGCCATGCACGGCGTCAGCCGGATCAGCGAGTTGGGCGCGAACGCCAGGGAATATGCCCGGCGTTTCGCGTTGCGCTATCGCAATAACCACCCGGTGGCGGCCGACAATTACCCGATCAACCGGGTTGCCCGGGGCGAGACCTTCAGCGATGTGTTGGTGGAGGTGACACCGACCGCCGACGAGGATCGCACCTGGGTTCACAACGTGCGCAGCATGGTCCTGGCCGACAGTGCCGGGGCGCCGGAGTCGCTGGTGCTGATCATGGACGATGTCACCGAGTGGGCCAGCGCCGAACAGCGCTTCGAAAAGACCTTCAACGCCAACCCGGCCCCGGCGGTGATCTGCCGCCTCAGCGATTTGCGCTACATCAAGGTCAACTCGGGTTTTCTGGAAATGACCGGGTATGTCCGCGATCAAGTCATCGGTGTTTCGACCTACGAGCTGGACGTCCTTGAAGGCGCCGAGAAGAAAGACCTGGCGATCGAGCGTTTGCGCGAACACACCACCATTCCCCAAATGCAGGCCGAGCTGAAGTTGGCCGACGGCAGCAGCAAACAGGTCATCGTCGCAGGCCAGCCGCTGGAGCTGAACGACGAAGACTGCATGCTGTTTTCTTTCGTCGACATGGAGCCACGGCACAAGGCCGAAGTTGCCCTGCGCCAGAGCGAGGAACGTTTCGCCAAGGCCTTTCGATTGACCCCGGTGCCCACCCTCGTGTGCGGTGCTGGCGATCAGGTGGTGATCGACGTCAACGAAGCCTTCCTTGATACGCTCGCTTACCCCAGCGAAGACGTATTGGGCAAGACCCTCGCGGAGATCGATTTTATCCACGATCAAGGCGACCGCACTCGGCTGTTTGCGGCGCTGGAGAAAACCGGCCGCCTGGATCGCATCGATGTGCGTATCCGAAAAAAAGACGCTCAACTGATCGATTGCGCGATTTGCGCCGACACCGTGAGCATTCAGGACAACCCTTGTTACCTGTTGGTGTTGATGGACATTACCGAGCGCAAACGCACTGAACTGGAGTTGGTGGCGGCCATCGAAGAAGTGATGCAAGACGCGTCCTGGTTCAGCCGTACGCTGATCGAAAAACTCGCCAATGTGAAAAGCGTCAATTCGCCGAAATTGCCCAGTGTGTCGTTTACCGACCTGACGGCCCGGGAGCGTGATGTGCTTGGCCTGATCTGCGAAGGCCTGGCCGACAAGGAAATCGCCGCGCGCCTGAAACTGGCCCCCAATACGGTGCGCAATCACGTATCGACGGTTTACTCCAAACTCGATGTGCACAGTCGCAGCGAGGCGATTGTCTGGGCACGCGAGCGGGGATTGTTTTCCGGTGAGTGGCGATCCAAAGGGCAGCGGTAAGGTGCAAATGCACTAGTTGAGGCAGTGCAAATGGATGTTCTGATCGGGCTCGGCGGTTTTTAGGCTGTAAGGGTGAGATACGAGTCTTCGCGTCCCCCTCGATACAGGAAAAGGAACCGTCACATGGTCACGTTCAGAGCGCACGGGTTTATGCGCCGTCGCCAAGGTGAATCGCAATGATTTCCCTGGCGCAATTACGCTTGCAACTGGAACGCAGTTTTTCGCCGCTGGCCTGTGAGTGCACGCTTACGGGGGATCATTCGCTGACGGTGAAACTCTATCACCCGGTGTCGGGGCAGGTAGATCTGGTGGTCAGCGGGTTGAGCTTGACAACGCTCGGAACGCCGGACGCTGTGCAGGCGCTGGTCGAAGAACTGCGTTATGAGCTTGAAAGCAATAGTCTGGGTCGACCGAATGCGATCCTGTAGGGGATTATCAAAAGTGAAGGGGTGCTATAGCATTTTGTTCTAGTTGAACTGTCATGTTTGACAGTAGCTCTCTTGCCCGATCTTTCTGATAGTGGGCCGTGTCTTTTTAACACGGCGTTATCAGAGGGGTTTCATAATGGAAATCGAAACGAGCCGAAGTTTTTCAGAGCCTGAGTCGTGGGAGGGCTCAAAGATATATGTAGATGACGTCGAGCATCTGCCGGGCTCGCCGATTGCGCTGAAGGCGCCTGATTCACATGTTTTGAAGATCGTTTCGAACTTGTTGGACGGTAAACAAATCAGGCTGGAGGTGGTCGACGTCGAACTGGCCAATATCCATATAGCCCCGATGGGTTGGGTGACAGTGAGCGGCGGCATCGCGGAGTTTACAATCACTCCACAATCCATTATCGGAAAAGCCACGTTGATATTGTTCGCGATGGACTTTACTGAGGTTTTGACGTTTCCATGTATTGTCACGCCGCCTTCTCACCCTTGGTATTCGGTTTCTTCAATTTACGTGGAGTCATCGTCTTGGAGCGGACTAGTACCGCACGCAGGGCTTATACCCGGTGTAAAGGCTGGCAGTAGTTTTAAAATTACGTTGATGCCGGTAGGGGATAGTTTGCTTGGCAAACAGGTGGAGATGAAAACGTTGGATTCATGGCTTCCACCGGTTGTGACGCCGACGGAACCTCAGGTGATGGTAAAAGAAGGTGTTACCTGGCGTGTTGTGTTCGCAACGCCTGCGTTCGTAACGGCAAGAATTTTTTCCCCTGATGTTCCATCGTGGACCGGAATCACCTTCGTACCCTCCGGGTACAAAGTAGGAATAGCTTCTTCTGAAGAGTAGGGCTGCGCATCAGTATCAAGGGGGTTAATACACGCAGAGACTGGAACAACGATTGAGTCGGCATTCCAGGATTACTGCATGGCGTGACCTCTCTAATGGTCGTAGGCATTTGCACTGGCGGATTGGGCAAGAAACATCGATGCAGGGTGGCAGAAGCGGTCGAGTGGGCTATAAGCAATAAGTGGGTAAAACTCTGTGACCGGAC contains:
- a CDS encoding helix-turn-helix transcriptional regulator, giving the protein MSQDVLSTETNRRQLQQIIAGLSDGVILLELDQTIVWANDAALAMHGVSRISELGANAREYARRFALRYRNNHPVAADNYPINRVARGETFSDVLVEVTPTADEDRTWVHNVRSMVLADSAGAPESLVLIMDDVTEWASAEQRFEKTFNANPAPAVICRLSDLRYIKVNSGFLEMTGYVRDQVIGVSTYELDVLEGAEKKDLAIERLREHTTIPQMQAELKLADGSSKQVIVAGQPLELNDEDCMLFSFVDMEPRHKAEVALRQSEERFAKAFRLTPVPTLVCGAGDQVVIDVNEAFLDTLAYPSEDVLGKTLAEIDFIHDQGDRTRLFAALEKTGRLDRIDVRIRKKDAQLIDCAICADTVSIQDNPCYLLVLMDITERKRTELELVAAIEEVMQDASWFSRTLIEKLANVKSVNSPKLPSVSFTDLTARERDVLGLICEGLADKEIAARLKLAPNTVRNHVSTVYSKLDVHSRSEAIVWARERGLFSGEWRSKGQR
- a CDS encoding DUF1652 domain-containing protein yields the protein MISLAQLRLQLERSFSPLACECTLTGDHSLTVKLYHPVSGQVDLVVSGLSLTTLGTPDAVQALVEELRYELESNSLGRPNAIL
- a CDS encoding Zn-dependent hydrolase; this encodes MNAATDVLQSTHQHINRDRLWQSLMDLARLGATVKGGVCRLALTDLDRQARDIFVRWCEEAGCTVSIDAVGNIFARRPGRNPNLPPVMTGSHIDTQPTGGKFDGCFGVLAGVEVLRTLNDLGVETEAPLEVVVWTNEEGSRFAPCMMGSGVFAEKFTLEETLAKVDAEGITVGEALNAIGYAGPRKVSGHAVGAYFEAHIEQGPILEDEHKTIGVVMGALGQKWFDLKLRGVEAHAGPTPMHLRKDALVGAAVIVGAVNRAALGHQPHACGTVGCLQAYPGSRNVIPGEVRMTLDFRHLEPVRLDSMIAEVREVIETTCEEHGLTYELTPTADFPPLYFDKGCVEAVRGAAQGLGLSHMDIVSGAGHDAIFLAELGPAGMIFVPCEGGISHNEIENAAPDDLAAGCAVLLRAMLAASAAIAGGQLAA